In a single window of the Nilaparvata lugens isolate BPH chromosome 1, ASM1435652v1, whole genome shotgun sequence genome:
- the LOC111053489 gene encoding BTB/POZ domain-containing protein 1 → MCSLFERESSSQSVKDFFDKRFKRLCISDINSDVEFIVGHEKVSIKGHKLFFSTASEVFYEMLAELSVVELVNIGPEGFKAMKEFIYTGEVSFSSMTHAVSTLVTAKKFLVPLLDLKCIEYIRDKHSSEVLQIYEEFKGENITHFNDTCFELFETITYDILESDGFLSAKSETIDLLLKLESLALSSELELFTFFEKWALAQAEREEISDECLGSHFNGLKKHIRFLTMSPKEFALSASKSLLLTKDEKLDIALNILCPGSTPYPDNLCPIQKKRKFTCSTTWNQL, encoded by the coding sequence ATGTGCTCCTTATTCGAACGTGAAAGCTCGTCACAATCTGTCAAAGATTTCTTCGACAAAAGATTCAAACGCTTATGCATTAGTGATATTAACAGTGATGTTGAATTCATAGTAGGCCACGAAAAAGTTAGCATCAAAGGACATAAACTGTTTTTTTCTACTGCTAGTGAGGTTTTCTACGAAATGTTAGCTGAATTGTCAGTTGTTGAGCTAGTTAATATCGGGCCAGAAGGATTCAAAGCAATGAAGGAATTCATTTATACAGGTGAAGTTAGTTTCAGTTCCATGACGCATGCCGTTTCAACACTTGTGACTGCTAAGAAATTTCTCGTTCCCTTACTTGACTTGAAATGTATTGAGTACATCAGAGATAAACACTCTTCAGAAGTGTTGCAAATCTATGAGGAATTTAAAGGAGAGAATATCACACACTTCAACGACACTTGTTTTGAGCTATTTGAGACGATAACGTACGACATATTGGAAAGTGATGGGTTTTTATCAGCTAAATCTGAAACAATAGATTTGTTACTGAAACTTGAGTCGTTAGCGTTGAGTTCTGAGCTTGAACTTTTCACTTTCTTTGAAAAATGGGCTCTTGCCCAAGCCGAACGCGAAGAAATATCAGATGAGTGCTTGGGATCTCACTTCAATGGGCTTAAAAAGCACATACGGTTTTTGACAATGTCTCCAAAGGAGTTTGCTTTGAGTGCTTCCAAGTCTCTTCTACTCACTAAAGATGAAAAATTGGATATCGCGCTCAATATATTGTGCCCTGGGTCAACGCCTTATCCAGATAATCTGTGTCCCATACAGAAAAAACGTAAGTTTACATGTTCTACGACATGGAATCAGCTGTAG